The sequence CAGCGCGAGTGCCGTTCCCAGTACCCAGGCGTGCCGTCTCATGTGCTTCTCCTTGCGTTGTCGGCCCTGCACGTCGTCGCGCGCATCCTACGTCAGCAACGCGCCCGAGTGAGCAGCCGAGCAGGTTGCATCTTCGCGGCGATACGCTTCAGCGCTGGGTTAGACTCGGCGTCCCATGCCCCGCGCACGTTCTCCCCGGAGCCGCCTGTCCCGGCGCTCCTTCATCCAGCGTCTCTCCTTCCTCGGCGGTGGTGTGGTGCTGCTCGGCCCCGCCTGCAAGCGCTCCGAGGAAAAGCCCAAGGCACCGCCCGCGGACCCGGGGCCCCTCGCCGCCACCGTCAATGGCCAGGCGCTTCGCACCTTCTCGGCATTCGAGTACGCCGTGGTGGCCGCCGCCTGCGAGCGCATCCTGCCTCGCGACGAGGACGAGGGCGCACTGGACGCGGACGTGCCCGTCTACATCGACCGCATCCTCCAGACACCGGAGCTGGAGACGATACGCGACGACTTCCTCAGCGGCGTGGCCGCGCTGGAGCGCCGCTCGCAGCGCATGTTCCAGAAGGGCTACTCCACCCTCACGTCCGAGCAGCAGGACGAATTGCTCACCCTCTTCAAGGACAGCCCACCGAAGAGCGGCGAGGCGCACTTCTTCGAGCTGCTCACCGTCATGTCGCTGGAGGGCTACCTCGGGGACCCGTCCTACGGCGGCAACAAGGGGAAGGTGGGCTGGAAGCTGATGGGCTTCGACACCGTGGGCACCGTGGCCATGTCACCCCCGGAGGGCCATGACGGCCCCAAGTGCCTGCGCGAGTGCGGGCTGCACCACGGAGGCGCCCACAAATGAGCCTGCCCGAGGTCGACGTCTGCATCATCGGCAGCGGCGCGGGCGGCGCACCCATGGCGCTGGAATTGGGCCGCGCGGGCTTCAAGGTGGTGGTGCTGGAGAAGGGCCGCCACTACCGCCCGCAGGACTTCGTCCACGACGAAATCCTGAACAGCCGCCGCAACTTCTTCATGCCGCTGCCGTGGGAGGAGCCGCACCTGATGCGGCACGGCGCGCAGGCCCGCTTCGAGCGCACCAACTCCGCGTGGACGGCCAACTGCGTGGGCGGCGGCACCGTGCACATGAGCGGCTTCTTCTACCGGCTCAAGCCGGTGGACTTCCGGCTGCGCTCCACGCTGGGCGCGGTGCCGGGCAGCACGCTGGCGGACTGGCCCATCTCCTACGAGGAGTTCGCTCCGTTCTACGACAAGGCCGAGGCGGAAATGGGCGTGTCCGGCGAGGCCGTGCCCCACCCCTTCGCGGAGCCCCGCTCGGGGCCCTACCCGCTGCCCCCGCTGGACGTGCACCCGGTGGCGGCGGAAATCGACAAGGCCTGCAAGGCCATGGGCTGGCACTCGCTGCCCACCGCGCGCGGCATCATCAGCCGGCCGTACCGGGGCCGCGCGCAGTGCTCGTACTGCGCGCTGTGCGGAAGCTACGGCTGCGAGACGGGCGCCAAGAGCGGCACCAACGCCAGCCTCATCCCCGCCGCGCTGGCCACCGGCAACGTGGAGCTGCGCCCCGGCTGCATGGCGCGCACCGTGGAGGTGGACAAGAAGGGCCGCGCCAAGAGCGTCATCTACCTGGATGAGAATGGCGACGCCCAGGAGCAGCCCGCCAAGGTGGTGGTGGTGTCCTGCACCGCGGTGGAGAGCGCGCGCCTCCTGCTCAACTCCACCTCCAGCCGCTTCCCGCGCGGGCTGGCCAATGGCAGCGGGCTGGTGGGAAAGAATCTCCTCTTCAGCTCCTTCGGCGAGTCGCACGCGACGTTCCGCGTGTCCAAGCAGGGCGAGGCGCGGCCGTGGCTGAAGGACCCGGCGCCCTTCGTGAACCGCAGCGTGCAGGACTTCTACCTCCTGCCCGACAGCCGCTTCGGCTTCCGCAAGGGCGGCACGCTGGGCTTCATGTGGACGCACCCCAATCCCATCCATGCGGCGGTGGAATTGGCCGGCGACGGCAAGGGGAAGAACGCGCTCTTCGGCAAGGCGCTGAAGGACAGGATGCGGGCGTACCGCGACTCGCGCATCCTCCAGTTCGAAGTCTATGCGGAGTACCTCCCCACGCCCGGCACCTACGTGAGCGTGTCCGACGAGGTGAAGGACAAGTACGGCATCCCCGTGGCGGCCATCACCGTGGAGCGCCACCCCATGGACTTCGCCGCCACGCGCTTCCTGGTGGAGCGCGGCGAAGAGGTGCTGCTGCGGTTGGACCCTGACGACGTGGAGCGCAAGGGCACCATGGGCGAGACGACGATTCTGCAGCACGGCACCTGCCGCTTCGGCAACGACGCGGCGGCCTCCGTGCTGGACAAGCACTGCCGCGCGCACGAGGTGCCCAACCTCTACGTGGTGGACGGCAGCTTCATGCCCACCGGCGGCAGCGTGCCCTCCACGCTCACCATCGCCGCCAACAGCTTCCGCGTCGCGAACCACCTCGTGCACGCGCTGAAGGGCTGAGACGGTAGAGCGTCAGACGCGCTCACGATTCATGATTGTTCCGTCACCCCGGAGCCCGATGAGCGGGCTCCGGAGCGAGCCCGGCTTCAGCGGTTGCGCAGGGGCGTCACGTCCACCTTCACGACGTAGCGCGCCTGCATGTCGGACTCGAACTCGATGAGGTGGTCTCCCACGCCGGTGAGGTCCGCCTCGCGCGAGAACTCGCCGAACTTCTCCATGAGGTCCTGCACCGCGCGCCCGTCCGCCGCCTCGCGCTTGCGCGCACGGCAGCCCTCCTCGTGGAAGAGCACCACCGTCTCCTCGCCCGCGGCCGTCACGTCCTCCAGGAAGAAGCGCACCTTGACGGTGGAGGCCTCCGGCACCTGGACGATGAACTGTCCCTGTCCGGGGAAGCGTCCTTCCGCGTAGCTCTCCGTGCCGAGGATGCAACCGGCCACCTGGTTGCACACGGGCCACGCCGCATCACACGTGTCCTTCACACGTGCGCCGATGAAGTCCTCGCGCGAGCCCCCACACGCGCTCAGCACCATCGCGAAAAACAGACTCGCGGCCATCTGTGCGTTGCGCCGAAACACTGTTACAAACACTTTCATCATCTGGCTCTCAATCCGAGGAGTGGACGTCCATGCAACTGCGCACCCGATGGCTCCCCATATTCTTCTTCGCCCTGGCCGGCTGTGGAAACGAGACGGAGATTCCCAAGGAACCCACGCTCTTCACAGACCGCGATGAAATGGCTTTCAACCGCGAGTTCGGCAGCGGCACCTACGTCGGGCAGACGGGCTACAACTCGCTCGTCTTCGAGAACCGCGGCGAGGGCACGCTGCAGGTGACGGACATCACCATGTCCGCGCCGTCGCAGTTCAAGCTGGTGCTCCCCGAGGGCTTCACCCCGGGCACCCCGCTCTCGCTGGAGACTTACAAGCGCGCCTTCGTGACGGTGGAGTTCCGCCCCACCGACAACGTGGCGTACACCGGGACGCTCACCATCAAGTCCAACGCCGCCAACTCGCCGGAGAAGGTCATCACCCTCAACGGCCTGGGCGTGGACCCCTGATTCGAGGCGGGGGCCTTCGCCCCCGCCGGGCGGGAGCTCCGGCTCCCGCCGCACCCCCTCGGCGCTCATGGCTGGCGCGTGAAGATGCAGCCCCCCGCCCAGCCCATGGGTGTCACACCACCGTCCGGCAGCGTCGTGCCGCCATCCTGTCCCGGCGCCGGGCACGACACGCTGGCGCCACCATCCACCGTGTAGCTCTGCGGGTACGCGCCATAGCCGGTGCGCAGCGTGTAGTTGACGCGCTCGTAGTCCAGACGCTCCGAGGCGGACACGTCCACGCGCATGGTGCCGCCGTGGATGAAGCGCCGCTCGAGGCAGCCGCACGCATACGGCGCCAGCGTGACGACGGTGGAGTTGGGCCGTTCCTCCAGGGTGTATTGCGGCTGCAGGCTGCTCAGCGTGGCGTTGGTGGGCGAGTGCCAGGCGCGCAGCGCGTCCGGGCGGTAGCCCAGCGTCAGCGGGGCATTGCGGCTGCCCGTCGTCACCTGCGTGCAGCTGCCGCCGTCAGTGGACGGGACGTCGCCGTCGCAGAAGGTGAGGTCCAGCGCGAGCCCGTGCGGCGTGCCGCCGTCGGCCAGCTTCTCCACCTCCCACTGCACCAGCCACGCGCGGTCCTCGGGGGCCGCCAGGGAGGGGAGCTGGAACTGGTACGAGTCCACGTCCGAGGGCACCCCGTCGTAGTCCGCCGGCCCGCGCACGCCGAAGCCGGTGACGCGGTCATCACCGCTGCGCAGGCGGCCGTAGCCGGCCGACAGCTGGCCGGACACGGAGAACTCGGCGGTGTCCGGCGGCGCGGGGTAGGCGGTGGTGGACGCCAGCGTGCGCGCCACCGGCTGCTCCACGCCGCCCGAGTAGCGCGACACTTCGTCCGCGTCCTCGGTGTCCCACGACACGTCCAGCCGGTAGTCACGGTCATCCGCCCAGTCGGTGCCGACGTCCTGGACGACGAAGTAGTACGTGAGGGCGGCGGCGTGCGGGGGCACTGGCAGCACGCCGCGGAAGTTGCTCAGGTTGGTGAAGCGCGGGTTGTCCGCCGCCTCCTCGCGGTACGAGTGCGTGCACATGGGCGCCGGCAGCTTCGCGTTGGAGCAGAAGCCCTCCACCAATTGGCGCGCGTCCGGGTTCTCCCCGTAGCCCTTGGGGCAGGCGGTGACGTCGTTGAGGCAGGCGGTGCGCCACTCGCTGAGGTTGGCGCCCTTCGTCACCAGCGTGAAGACCTGCACCATCCGGTCCGGCGTGTCCGGCAACGCCGGGAAGCGCCCGCCCGTGCCCAGCGGCGACAAGCGGTAGCGCAGCAGCGTGGGCGCGGTGGAGGCCGGCAGCCGCACCGAGTACCAGTCGGTGTCCGGCACGTAGCCGAGGCGGCCGGTGAAGGACGTGGCCGCCTGCGGAGTGCCGGGCGAGGTGCTCTCCAGGCTGCGCGCCGTGGCCGTCGCCACGGTGTCGTTGCCATCACCGGTGGTGTCCTGCGCGTCCTGCTCGTCCATGACGCGCACCTCCACCTGGTAGGGCTGGCGCAAGTCTCCCGAGGCCGTGTCCTTGTCGTTGGTGCCGCGGTAGCCCTTCACCACCAGCAGCCACTTGCCGGCGTACGCCGCCTTCACCTTGCGCGCGGTGGCCAGCTGGCCGCCGCGCACCTGGGGCGGCACCTGGCCCTCGTCCTCCTTCTCGCTGAAGCCCGGCCGGCGCAGCTCGTAGGCCAGGCGCCAGTTGGGGACGAACTGCTGGTCCGGCGCGACGAGGTGCACGTATGCAATCTTCCCGGCCGCCAGGTCGAACGTGTAGTTGTCCACGTCATTGTCCGTGGCGAGGTAGCCCGTCGCCGTCCCCACCTGCATGCCGTTCTGGCTGGTGAGCGTCAGCGGCGTGGCCGTGGCCGGGGTGTCGTTGGGCTCCTGCGTGTCCGGGTTGGTGGCAATCTCCACCTTCAGCCGGTACGGGCTCTTCGCGTCGTAGTTGGGCCGCGTGGGCACGTCAGGCGAGTCCTGCACCAGCACCAGCAGCGTCTTGCTCTTCAAGTCATTGCGCAGCGGCACCACCATGTCCACCGGACGCGGCGCGCCCTGGCCATGCTTGTCCTCCTTCTTCACCAGCGCCGAGTCCGTGCCGTTGGGCAGCGTCTCCAGCACGGTGATGGAGAGATTCACGGCGGTGCTGGACGCCAGGTACGCGCCGTTGACGTTGAGCAGCGTGCGCGCGCTGGTGTCCGCCGGCAGGACGATGCGGTACCAGTCCTGGTCCCCCGCCTTCTGCTCGCCCGCCTGCACGAGGAAGCGGTCCAGCGGCGCGCCGGGCTTCAGCTCGCACTCGGCCAGCGTGAGCGCCTCCTCGCGGCTGTTGCAGAGGTCCTCCACCGGGTTGGAGCCCGCGTCCGGGTCCTCGTCACCGCCTCCGGACTTGCAGGCAACGAGGACGAGCAGCGCGAGCGGCAGCAGTCGGACGTGGGTCAGCATGGCGTGGGTTCTCAAGGCGAAGAATTCGGCGTTTCGACGCGGCCGGGGCAGCCGTCGATGAAGTGCTCCGGCTCCACGTGGATGACGCCGTCGGCGGGCGACTTGATGCCGCCCACCGGGTAACGCACGGTGTTCACCCGGTAGGTGCGGACGATGGTGCGCGCGGTGGGGTCGTCCGCGGGCACCATGGCCACGGACAGGGAGAGGTCATTGAAGCCCGCCCCGCGCGTCACCACGCCCGCGTCGTCCGCGGCGGCGATGGTGGGCGCCAGGAGGATGTTGTCGACGCGGAGCTTGTAGCACTGGCGGCCCAGGGAATCCGGCGCCCCGTCCGCCTCGAAGGAGTACCGGTAGCCGTCCACCGACAGGTTCGCGGTGTCCACCTCCAGCGGGCGCGTGTGCAGGCGCAACTCCGCGCGGCTCGTCAGCCCGTCATTGTCCGGGTCCTCGTCCAAGTCATTGCTGGAGCCCTGCGTGCCGCCGCGCCACTCCACGCCGTCCGGCACGCCGTCTCGGTCGCTGTCGGCGAGGTTGGCGTTGGTGCCGATGAACTGCTCGTCGCAGTCCAGCAGCTGGTCGCAGTCCGAGTCCT comes from Pyxidicoccus parkwaysis and encodes:
- a CDS encoding gluconate 2-dehydrogenase subunit 3 family protein codes for the protein MPRARSPRSRLSRRSFIQRLSFLGGGVVLLGPACKRSEEKPKAPPADPGPLAATVNGQALRTFSAFEYAVVAAACERILPRDEDEGALDADVPVYIDRILQTPELETIRDDFLSGVAALERRSQRMFQKGYSTLTSEQQDELLTLFKDSPPKSGEAHFFELLTVMSLEGYLGDPSYGGNKGKVGWKLMGFDTVGTVAMSPPEGHDGPKCLRECGLHHGGAHK
- a CDS encoding GMC family oxidoreductase; the encoded protein is MSLPEVDVCIIGSGAGGAPMALELGRAGFKVVVLEKGRHYRPQDFVHDEILNSRRNFFMPLPWEEPHLMRHGAQARFERTNSAWTANCVGGGTVHMSGFFYRLKPVDFRLRSTLGAVPGSTLADWPISYEEFAPFYDKAEAEMGVSGEAVPHPFAEPRSGPYPLPPLDVHPVAAEIDKACKAMGWHSLPTARGIISRPYRGRAQCSYCALCGSYGCETGAKSGTNASLIPAALATGNVELRPGCMARTVEVDKKGRAKSVIYLDENGDAQEQPAKVVVVSCTAVESARLLLNSTSSRFPRGLANGSGLVGKNLLFSSFGESHATFRVSKQGEARPWLKDPAPFVNRSVQDFYLLPDSRFGFRKGGTLGFMWTHPNPIHAAVELAGDGKGKNALFGKALKDRMRAYRDSRILQFEVYAEYLPTPGTYVSVSDEVKDKYGIPVAAITVERHPMDFAATRFLVERGEEVLLRLDPDDVERKGTMGETTILQHGTCRFGNDAAASVLDKHCRAHEVPNLYVVDGSFMPTGGSVPSTLTIAANSFRVANHLVHALKG